One part of the Sphingopyxis sp. PAMC25046 genome encodes these proteins:
- a CDS encoding serine hydrolase domain-containing protein has product MTVEAVCEAAFAPTGEAVESGRIPGAAVGVVGADGQSAVRLAGMAALAPARETLTRDHWFDLASLSKVIATTTMILTLAEQGRLELDRPLTDAIPDLRQYDVAGAAERKLTFRDCLMHRSFLPAVEPIYTYGDDPARLRAFVLQRQWRHGPPVYSDINFILLGIAIERLTGAPLPDWPLGEGLGFGPPPGPAVATEDCSWRGRVMKGEVHDENAFALGGAPGHAGLFGTIDGVLGFARALMAGEILSEAMMTEIRTAGDRHRTCGWERAFTGWHGGDACSAETIGHTGFTGTGLWIDFERGLAWTLLSNRVHPTRHADSGITALRPAVGNRVITAWDEQTKS; this is encoded by the coding sequence ATGACGGTCGAAGCTGTTTGCGAGGCGGCCTTCGCCCCCACGGGCGAGGCGGTCGAAAGCGGGCGCATCCCCGGCGCAGCGGTCGGCGTGGTTGGCGCCGACGGTCAGAGTGCGGTACGGCTGGCGGGCATGGCCGCGCTCGCCCCCGCGCGCGAGACACTGACGCGCGATCATTGGTTCGACCTCGCCTCGCTCAGCAAGGTGATCGCGACAACGACGATGATCCTGACGCTCGCCGAGCAAGGTCGTCTCGAGCTCGACCGGCCGCTGACCGACGCGATCCCCGACCTGCGCCAATATGACGTCGCGGGGGCCGCCGAGCGCAAGCTGACCTTTCGCGACTGCCTGATGCATCGCAGCTTCCTGCCCGCGGTTGAGCCCATATATACCTATGGCGACGATCCGGCGCGGCTGCGCGCCTTCGTCCTCCAGCGCCAGTGGCGACACGGACCGCCGGTCTATTCCGACATCAATTTCATCCTGCTCGGCATCGCGATCGAACGCCTTACCGGCGCGCCGTTGCCCGATTGGCCGCTCGGCGAAGGGCTCGGTTTCGGCCCGCCGCCCGGCCCGGCGGTCGCGACCGAAGATTGCAGCTGGCGCGGACGCGTAATGAAGGGCGAGGTGCATGACGAAAACGCCTTTGCGCTCGGTGGCGCGCCGGGTCACGCGGGACTGTTCGGCACTATCGACGGCGTGCTCGGCTTTGCACGCGCCTTGATGGCCGGTGAAATCCTGTCGGAAGCGATGATGACCGAAATCCGCACGGCGGGCGATCGCCATCGCACCTGTGGCTGGGAACGCGCCTTCACCGGATGGCACGGCGGCGATGCCTGTTCGGCGGAGACGATCGGCCATACCGGATTCACCGGCACCGGCCTCTGGATCGATTTCGAACGCGGCCTCGCCTGGACCTTGCTCTCCAACCGGGTCCATCCGACCCGCCACGCCGATAGCGGCATCACGGCTCTGCGCCCCGCGGTGGGCAACCGGGTCATCACTGCATGGGACGAACAGACGAAATCATGA
- the dacB gene encoding D-alanyl-D-alanine carboxypeptidase/D-alanyl-D-alanine-endopeptidase — translation MNASINKFALAAALALSFLSVATQAQTATSPAAAPLLATVEQRLAEGPAGSRFGVLVTTLDGKVLVSIAPDQRFIPASNTKMFTTAIAYAELPLLQRTAKGTGVRLETGADGKVDVVLHGRGDAMLSSANDCKVDCLQTLADAVAAKTRHVGNIVGDDSWFPDERWSPGMSWNNIASRYGTGISALTLDDNELVVKLAPGAIGAAPSIQASGYYEIENRVITVAGKEEAIEADRMPNSRTLRLTGTVGADVAPMTLRYGIDDPAHYAAWRFGELLRARGVRVDGDIAVHHRPLAAADDPEKRKHAPATLPPEPAMLAELPAPSLAENMVRINKESQNLHSELMLRRVARHAGSGSIADGQAVMRKVMTGAGVSEAGYHFADGSGMSSYNRLSPRAAVGLLGWIARQPWGEAWRETLPIAGRDGTLQNRFKGTILEGKLFAKTGSLNASRALSGYLVTRGGATLIFSALANDMPEDTDSEATAAVDRALVAIAEAL, via the coding sequence ATGAACGCATCGATCAACAAGTTCGCCCTTGCTGCCGCGCTCGCGCTGTCGTTTTTGTCGGTCGCAACGCAAGCGCAGACGGCTACGAGCCCGGCGGCTGCACCGCTGCTGGCGACTGTCGAGCAAAGGCTGGCCGAAGGACCAGCGGGTTCGCGCTTCGGTGTGCTCGTCACGACACTCGACGGGAAGGTGCTGGTGTCGATCGCGCCCGATCAGCGCTTCATCCCTGCGTCGAATACCAAGATGTTCACGACCGCGATCGCCTATGCCGAACTGCCTTTGCTCCAGCGCACGGCAAAGGGCACGGGCGTGCGGCTCGAAACCGGCGCCGACGGCAAGGTCGACGTCGTGCTGCACGGGCGCGGCGACGCGATGCTGTCGAGCGCCAACGACTGCAAGGTCGATTGCCTGCAGACGCTCGCCGATGCGGTCGCGGCCAAGACGCGCCATGTCGGCAACATCGTCGGCGATGACAGCTGGTTCCCCGACGAGCGCTGGAGCCCGGGGATGAGCTGGAACAATATCGCGTCGCGTTACGGCACCGGCATATCGGCGCTGACGCTCGACGATAACGAGCTGGTAGTGAAGCTGGCGCCGGGTGCGATCGGCGCGGCGCCAAGCATACAGGCGTCCGGCTATTACGAGATCGAGAATCGCGTCATTACCGTCGCGGGCAAGGAAGAGGCGATCGAGGCCGATCGCATGCCGAACAGCCGCACCCTTCGACTGACCGGCACCGTCGGCGCCGACGTCGCGCCGATGACGCTCCGCTATGGGATCGACGATCCCGCCCATTATGCAGCGTGGCGTTTTGGCGAACTGCTGCGCGCGCGCGGCGTGCGCGTCGATGGCGATATTGCGGTGCATCACCGGCCGCTGGCCGCCGCCGACGATCCCGAGAAGCGCAAGCACGCGCCGGCCACCCTGCCCCCCGAACCCGCCATGCTTGCCGAATTGCCCGCGCCGTCGCTCGCCGAAAATATGGTGCGGATCAACAAGGAGAGCCAGAATCTCCACTCCGAACTGATGCTGCGGCGCGTCGCGCGGCACGCGGGAAGCGGCTCGATCGCCGACGGGCAGGCGGTGATGCGAAAGGTCATGACCGGAGCGGGCGTGTCCGAGGCGGGCTATCACTTTGCCGACGGGTCGGGCATGTCGAGCTACAACCGCCTCAGCCCGCGCGCCGCGGTCGGCCTGCTCGGCTGGATAGCGCGCCAGCCATGGGGCGAGGCGTGGCGCGAAACGCTGCCGATCGCCGGGCGCGACGGGACCCTGCAAAACCGGTTCAAGGGCACGATCCTCGAAGGAAAATTGTTCGCGAAGACCGGCTCGCTCAACGCGTCGCGCGCGCTGTCGGGCTATC
- a CDS encoding permease: MTVSAIEANAAAAVLGVDAPALPHDTPAKPSARRLLGLYLLLGFAAGLPFYMFNAVLTLRLARHGVDIVIIGFFAWIALLPTFKFAWAPLIERYDIPGFSRFWGRRRGWIMLSQLGIFLSMVAMAFTSSDKSLPLTALFAILLAFWTTTLEVAADGWRIELAPTQTEQAPIVAANLWGYRSAMVAAGSGAILVAAWADWTIAYLVIAIAAFAPFPILAAMRPERDGVGGRALALASGIGASLLILLTAALITVAAGWILLSAAAGIGLSAKTNVTPFVLAVALLPFAALALALPRINRLSAGTAATLPAFAAPYIELFWRYGYAVLAMLAFVSLYRMGDVLTLTLSHPLWNAKGYSLHQIGVADGVVALSASMAGVALGGLLSTRLSLGWTLGIGAVTAAVGNWIYIWLWHADPSALVLYTSVAVDQFGNGFAGAVFVVYLSMLVSPSFPGAQYALLSGFAFLLPRLLAGASGSMQTQIGYDGFFLLSGALSFAAIFLLPVVARVKGRVPA, encoded by the coding sequence GTGACTGTATCGGCGATTGAGGCGAATGCAGCGGCCGCGGTGCTTGGCGTTGATGCGCCGGCGCTCCCTCATGACACGCCCGCCAAACCGTCGGCAAGGCGCCTGCTCGGCCTTTATCTACTTCTGGGTTTCGCGGCGGGGCTGCCTTTTTACATGTTCAATGCGGTGCTGACGTTGCGCCTCGCGCGGCATGGGGTCGACATCGTGATCATCGGCTTTTTCGCGTGGATCGCGTTGCTGCCGACCTTCAAATTCGCCTGGGCGCCGCTTATCGAACGCTACGACATCCCCGGATTTTCGCGATTCTGGGGGCGAAGGCGCGGATGGATCATGCTGTCGCAGCTTGGTATTTTCCTGTCGATGGTCGCGATGGCCTTTACCTCGAGCGACAAGAGCCTGCCACTTACCGCGCTGTTCGCGATCCTGCTCGCCTTCTGGACCACAACGTTGGAGGTTGCCGCCGATGGCTGGCGGATCGAGCTTGCGCCCACGCAGACCGAGCAGGCGCCGATCGTCGCCGCCAATCTGTGGGGTTATCGCAGCGCGATGGTCGCGGCGGGGAGCGGCGCGATTCTGGTCGCGGCCTGGGCCGACTGGACGATCGCCTATCTGGTCATCGCAATCGCGGCGTTTGCGCCTTTCCCGATACTCGCGGCGATGCGCCCCGAACGCGATGGCGTGGGCGGTCGCGCCCTGGCGCTGGCGAGCGGGATCGGCGCCAGCCTGCTCATCCTGCTCACCGCCGCGCTGATTACCGTGGCCGCCGGCTGGATCCTGCTGTCGGCTGCCGCGGGCATAGGGCTGTCGGCGAAGACCAATGTGACGCCTTTCGTGCTGGCGGTGGCGCTGCTTCCCTTTGCGGCGCTGGCATTGGCTTTGCCACGGATCAATCGCCTTTCCGCCGGCACAGCGGCTACCCTGCCCGCCTTTGCCGCGCCCTATATCGAGCTGTTCTGGCGCTATGGCTATGCCGTGCTCGCAATGCTCGCCTTCGTTTCACTCTACCGCATGGGCGACGTGCTGACGCTGACGCTGTCGCATCCGCTGTGGAACGCAAAGGGCTATAGCCTGCACCAGATCGGCGTTGCCGACGGCGTGGTCGCGCTGTCGGCGAGCATGGCGGGAGTCGCGCTCGGCGGCCTTCTGTCGACGCGGCTGTCGCTCGGCTGGACGCTCGGTATCGGTGCGGTGACTGCGGCCGTAGGCAACTGGATCTATATCTGGCTGTGGCACGCCGACCCGTCGGCACTCGTCCTCTACACCTCTGTCGCGGTCGACCAGTTCGGCAATGGCTTCGCGGGTGCGGTCTTCGTCGTTTATCTCTCGATGTTGGTGAGTCCTTCCTTTCCGGGCGCGCAATATGCCCTGCTTTCGGGCTTCGCTTTCCTGCTGCCGCGCCTCCTCGCGGGGGCATCGGGGTCGATGCAGACGCAGATCGGCTATGACGGCTTTTTCCTGCTGTCCGGCGCGCTGAGCTTTGCGGCGATCTTTCTGTTGCCCGTTGTCGCCCGCGTAAAAGGGCGCGTGCCGGCATGA